A genomic region of Zalophus californianus isolate mZalCal1 chromosome 1, mZalCal1.pri.v2, whole genome shotgun sequence contains the following coding sequences:
- the ITIH1 gene encoding inter-alpha-trypsin inhibitor heavy chain H1 isoform X1, with amino-acid sequence MDGTMGLRALLCVYLASLLVLQAMPTQGSPTGRPKVSKKRQTVDTAVDGVTIRSLKVNCKVTSRFAHYVITSQVVNSANEAKEVAFDVEIPKTAFISDFAITADGNAFIGDIKDKVSAWKQYRKAAISGENAGLVRASGRTMEQFTIHLTIGPRSKATFRLTYEEVLKRKLKQYDIVIKVKPKQLVHHFEVDCSLGASMMQIDVDIFEPQGISKLDAQASFLPKELESQLIKKSFSGKQGRVLFRPTVGQQQSCPTCSTSLLNGDFKVTYDVNRDQLCELLVANNHFAHFFAPQNLTNLNKNVVFVIDISTSMEGQKVKQTKEALLKILGDMRPGDYFDLVLFGSEVQSWRDSLVKATPANLRAAQDFVRRFFLAGATNLNGGLLRGIEILNQAHGSLPELSNHASVLIMLTDGEPTEGVTDRAQILKNVHNAIRGRFPLYNLGFGHNVDLNFLEIMSMENNGRAQRIYEDHDATQQLQGFYDQVASPLLVDVELLYPQDTVSALTQHRHKQYYEGSEIMVAGRIADHKLGSFKADVLARGEGQEFKATCLVDEEEMKKLLQERGHMLENHVERLWAYLTIQELLAKRMKLQGKEKAEVTAKALQMSLAYQFVTPLTSMTIRGMADEDGLEPVIDKPPEDSLPLEMLGNRKMFMLSTLQPSPTRSSSNIQQLPNQVTGVDTDPHFLIHVPQKEDTLCFNINEEPGVVLSLVQDPDTGFSVNGQLIGNKASSPGQQEGTYFGRLGIVNPATGFQLEVTPQNITLNPGSGGPVFSWRDQASLRQHKVVVTINRRRNLVVSVEDGGTFEVVLHRVWKGSSVHQDFLGFYVLDSHRMSARTHGLLGQFFHPFDYKVSDPHPGSDPTKTDATMVVKSHQLTVTRGLQKDYSKDPRHGAEVTCWFVHNNGAGLIDGVYTDYIVPDIF; translated from the exons ATGGACGGCACCATGGGGCTGCGGGCGCTACTGTGCGTGTACCTGGCCTCCCTCCTCGTCCTGCAGGCCATGCCCACTCAGGGTTCACCCACAGGCAGGCCCAAAGTCAGCAAG AAGCGACAGACTGTGGACACA GCCGTCGACGGTGTGACCATCCGGAGTTTGAAAGTCAACTGCAAAGTCACCTCTCGCTTTGCCCACTATGTCATCACCAGCCAAGTGGTCAACAGTGCCAATGAAGCCAAGGAAGTGGCCTTCGATGTGGAAATCCCCAAGACGGCCTTCATCAGTGACTTTGCCAT CACAGCAGATGGAAACGCATTCATCGGGGACATAAAGGACAAAGTGTCCGCGTGGAAGCAGTACCGGAAAGCTGCCATCTCTGGAGAGAATGCCGGCCTTGTCAG GGCCTCGGGGAGAACAATGGAGCAATTCACCATCCACCTCACCATCGGGCCCCGGAGCAAGGCCACGTTCCGACTGACCTACGAGGAGGTGCTGAAGCGAAAACTCAAGCAGTACGACATTGTCATCAAAGTTAAGCCCAAGCAGCTGGTGCATCATTTCGAGGTAGATTGCAG CCTGGGGGCTTCAATGATGCAGATCGACGTGGACATCTTTGAGCCTCAGGGGATCAGCAAGCTGGATGCCCaggcctccttcctccccaaggAACTGGAAAGCCAACTCATCAAGAAGTCCTTCTCAGGGAAACAG GGTCGCGTGCTCTTCCGCCCTACTGTGGGTCAGCAGCAATCCTGCCCCACGTGCTCCACCTCCTTGCTGAATGGGGACTTCAAGGTGACCTATGATGTCAATCGAGACCAACTCTGTGAACTCCTG GTTGCCAATAACCACTTTGCCCACTTCTTTGCTCCCCAAAACCTGACGAACCTGAATAAGAACGTGGTGTTTGTGATTGACATTAGCACCTCCATGGAAGGCCAGAAAGTGAAACAG ACTAAGGAGGCGCTCCTTAAAATCCTGGGGGACATGCGGCCAGGGGACTATTTTGACCTGGTCCTCTTTGGGTCTGAAGTGCAATCATGGAGGGACTCGCTGGTGAAGGCAACCCCCGCCAATCTTCGAGCAGCTCAAGACTTCGTGCGGCGTTTCTTCCTGGCTGGGG CCACAAACCTGAATGGAGGTTTGCTCCGGGGAATCGAGATCTTGAACCAAGCTCACGGGAGCCTCCCCGAACTCAGCAACCATGCCTCCGTTCTCATCATGCTGACAGACGGCGAGCCCACAGAAG GGGTGACAGACCGTGCCCAAATCCTCAAGAACGTCCACAACGCCATCCGGGGCAGGTTCCCGCTCTACAACTTGGGCTTTGGCCACAACGTGGACTTGAACTTCCTGGAGATCATGTCCATGGAGAACAACGGACGGGCCCAGAGAATTTATGAGGACCATGACGCCACCCAGCAGCTGcag GGTTTCTATGACCAGGTAGCCAGCCCCCTCCTGGTGGACGTGGAGCTGCTCTACCCCCAGGACACCGTCTCAGCCCTGACCCAGCACCGCCATAAACAGTACTACGAAGGCTCGGAGATCATGGTGGCGGGGCGCATCGCGGACCACAAACTGGGCAGTTTCAAGGCTGATGTGTTGGCCCGTGGG GAGGGCCAAGAATTCAAGGCGACCTGCCTGGTGGATGAGGAGGAGATGAAGAAACTGCTCCAGGAGCGGGGCCACATGCTGGAGAACCACGTGGAACGCCTCTGGGCCTACCTCACCATCCAGGAGCTGCTGGCCAAGCG GATGAAGTTacaggggaaggagaaggccGAGGTGACGGCCAAGGCCCTGCAGATGTCGCTGGCCTACCAGTTCGTGACCCCGCTGACCTCCATGACCATCAGGGGCATGGCAGATGAGGACGGCTTGGAGCCCGTCATCGACAAGCCCCCTGAGG aTTCTCTGCCCTTGG AGATGCTGGGAAACAGAAAGA TGTTCATGCTGTCGACTTTGCAGCCTTCCCCGACTCGATCCAGTTCCAACATCCAGCAGTTGCCAAACCAAGTGACTGGAG TGGACACTGATCCCCACTTCCTCATCCACGTGCCCCAGAAGGAGGATACTCTGTGCTTCAATATCAATGAGGAGCCCGGCGTGGTCCTCAGCCTGGTGCAGGACCCGGACACAG GCTTCTCAGTGAATGGGCAGCTCATTGGCAACAAGGCCAGCAGCCCTGGGCAGCAAGAGGGCACGTACTTCGGCCGGCTGGGGATCGTGAACCCTGCAACGGGCTTTCAGCTGGAAGTGACTCCTCAGAACATTACGCTGAACCCTGGCTCGGGTGGACCTGTGTTCTCCTGGAGGGACCAGGCTTCACTCCGGCAGCACAA GGTGGTAGTGACCATCAACAGGAGGAGGAACCTGGTGGTGTCTGTGGAGGATGGGGGCACTTTTGAGGTCGTCCTGCACCGGGTGTGGAAGGGGAGTTCCGTCCACCAGGACTTCCTGGGCTTCTATGTGCTGGATAGTCACCGGATGTCGGCACGGACACACGGGCTGCTGG GACAATTCTTCCACCCCTTTGATTATAAAGTGTCTGACCCCCACCCAGGCTCTGACCCCACAAAGACAGATGCCACAATGGTCGTGAAGAGCCACCAGCTGACAGTCACCAG GGGCTTGCAAAAAGACTACAGCAAGGACCCCCGGCACGGGGCTGAGGTGACATGTTGGTTCGTCCACAACAATGGGGCAGGGCTGATCGATGGTGTTTACACTGACTATATCGTCCCTGACATCTTCTGA
- the ITIH1 gene encoding inter-alpha-trypsin inhibitor heavy chain H1 isoform X2, with protein sequence MDGTMGLRALLCVYLASLLVLQAMPTQGSPTGRPKVSKKRQTVDTAVDGVTIRSLKVNCKVTSRFAHYVITSQVVNSANEAKEVAFDVEIPKTAFISDFAITADGNAFIGDIKDKVSAWKQYRKAAISGENAGLVRASGRTMEQFTIHLTIGPRSKATFRLTYEEVLKRKLKQYDIVIKVKPKQLVHHFEIDVDIFEPQGISKLDAQASFLPKELESQLIKKSFSGKQGRVLFRPTVGQQQSCPTCSTSLLNGDFKVTYDVNRDQLCELLVANNHFAHFFAPQNLTNLNKNVVFVIDISTSMEGQKVKQTKEALLKILGDMRPGDYFDLVLFGSEVQSWRDSLVKATPANLRAAQDFVRRFFLAGATNLNGGLLRGIEILNQAHGSLPELSNHASVLIMLTDGEPTEGVTDRAQILKNVHNAIRGRFPLYNLGFGHNVDLNFLEIMSMENNGRAQRIYEDHDATQQLQGFYDQVASPLLVDVELLYPQDTVSALTQHRHKQYYEGSEIMVAGRIADHKLGSFKADVLARGEGQEFKATCLVDEEEMKKLLQERGHMLENHVERLWAYLTIQELLAKRMKLQGKEKAEVTAKALQMSLAYQFVTPLTSMTIRGMADEDGLEPVIDKPPEDSLPLEMLGNRKMFMLSTLQPSPTRSSSNIQQLPNQVTGVDTDPHFLIHVPQKEDTLCFNINEEPGVVLSLVQDPDTGFSVNGQLIGNKASSPGQQEGTYFGRLGIVNPATGFQLEVTPQNITLNPGSGGPVFSWRDQASLRQHKVVVTINRRRNLVVSVEDGGTFEVVLHRVWKGSSVHQDFLGFYVLDSHRMSARTHGLLGQFFHPFDYKVSDPHPGSDPTKTDATMVVKSHQLTVTRGLQKDYSKDPRHGAEVTCWFVHNNGAGLIDGVYTDYIVPDIF encoded by the exons ATGGACGGCACCATGGGGCTGCGGGCGCTACTGTGCGTGTACCTGGCCTCCCTCCTCGTCCTGCAGGCCATGCCCACTCAGGGTTCACCCACAGGCAGGCCCAAAGTCAGCAAG AAGCGACAGACTGTGGACACA GCCGTCGACGGTGTGACCATCCGGAGTTTGAAAGTCAACTGCAAAGTCACCTCTCGCTTTGCCCACTATGTCATCACCAGCCAAGTGGTCAACAGTGCCAATGAAGCCAAGGAAGTGGCCTTCGATGTGGAAATCCCCAAGACGGCCTTCATCAGTGACTTTGCCAT CACAGCAGATGGAAACGCATTCATCGGGGACATAAAGGACAAAGTGTCCGCGTGGAAGCAGTACCGGAAAGCTGCCATCTCTGGAGAGAATGCCGGCCTTGTCAG GGCCTCGGGGAGAACAATGGAGCAATTCACCATCCACCTCACCATCGGGCCCCGGAGCAAGGCCACGTTCCGACTGACCTACGAGGAGGTGCTGAAGCGAAAACTCAAGCAGTACGACATTGTCATCAAAGTTAAGCCCAAGCAGCTGGTGCATCATTTCGAG ATCGACGTGGACATCTTTGAGCCTCAGGGGATCAGCAAGCTGGATGCCCaggcctccttcctccccaaggAACTGGAAAGCCAACTCATCAAGAAGTCCTTCTCAGGGAAACAG GGTCGCGTGCTCTTCCGCCCTACTGTGGGTCAGCAGCAATCCTGCCCCACGTGCTCCACCTCCTTGCTGAATGGGGACTTCAAGGTGACCTATGATGTCAATCGAGACCAACTCTGTGAACTCCTG GTTGCCAATAACCACTTTGCCCACTTCTTTGCTCCCCAAAACCTGACGAACCTGAATAAGAACGTGGTGTTTGTGATTGACATTAGCACCTCCATGGAAGGCCAGAAAGTGAAACAG ACTAAGGAGGCGCTCCTTAAAATCCTGGGGGACATGCGGCCAGGGGACTATTTTGACCTGGTCCTCTTTGGGTCTGAAGTGCAATCATGGAGGGACTCGCTGGTGAAGGCAACCCCCGCCAATCTTCGAGCAGCTCAAGACTTCGTGCGGCGTTTCTTCCTGGCTGGGG CCACAAACCTGAATGGAGGTTTGCTCCGGGGAATCGAGATCTTGAACCAAGCTCACGGGAGCCTCCCCGAACTCAGCAACCATGCCTCCGTTCTCATCATGCTGACAGACGGCGAGCCCACAGAAG GGGTGACAGACCGTGCCCAAATCCTCAAGAACGTCCACAACGCCATCCGGGGCAGGTTCCCGCTCTACAACTTGGGCTTTGGCCACAACGTGGACTTGAACTTCCTGGAGATCATGTCCATGGAGAACAACGGACGGGCCCAGAGAATTTATGAGGACCATGACGCCACCCAGCAGCTGcag GGTTTCTATGACCAGGTAGCCAGCCCCCTCCTGGTGGACGTGGAGCTGCTCTACCCCCAGGACACCGTCTCAGCCCTGACCCAGCACCGCCATAAACAGTACTACGAAGGCTCGGAGATCATGGTGGCGGGGCGCATCGCGGACCACAAACTGGGCAGTTTCAAGGCTGATGTGTTGGCCCGTGGG GAGGGCCAAGAATTCAAGGCGACCTGCCTGGTGGATGAGGAGGAGATGAAGAAACTGCTCCAGGAGCGGGGCCACATGCTGGAGAACCACGTGGAACGCCTCTGGGCCTACCTCACCATCCAGGAGCTGCTGGCCAAGCG GATGAAGTTacaggggaaggagaaggccGAGGTGACGGCCAAGGCCCTGCAGATGTCGCTGGCCTACCAGTTCGTGACCCCGCTGACCTCCATGACCATCAGGGGCATGGCAGATGAGGACGGCTTGGAGCCCGTCATCGACAAGCCCCCTGAGG aTTCTCTGCCCTTGG AGATGCTGGGAAACAGAAAGA TGTTCATGCTGTCGACTTTGCAGCCTTCCCCGACTCGATCCAGTTCCAACATCCAGCAGTTGCCAAACCAAGTGACTGGAG TGGACACTGATCCCCACTTCCTCATCCACGTGCCCCAGAAGGAGGATACTCTGTGCTTCAATATCAATGAGGAGCCCGGCGTGGTCCTCAGCCTGGTGCAGGACCCGGACACAG GCTTCTCAGTGAATGGGCAGCTCATTGGCAACAAGGCCAGCAGCCCTGGGCAGCAAGAGGGCACGTACTTCGGCCGGCTGGGGATCGTGAACCCTGCAACGGGCTTTCAGCTGGAAGTGACTCCTCAGAACATTACGCTGAACCCTGGCTCGGGTGGACCTGTGTTCTCCTGGAGGGACCAGGCTTCACTCCGGCAGCACAA GGTGGTAGTGACCATCAACAGGAGGAGGAACCTGGTGGTGTCTGTGGAGGATGGGGGCACTTTTGAGGTCGTCCTGCACCGGGTGTGGAAGGGGAGTTCCGTCCACCAGGACTTCCTGGGCTTCTATGTGCTGGATAGTCACCGGATGTCGGCACGGACACACGGGCTGCTGG GACAATTCTTCCACCCCTTTGATTATAAAGTGTCTGACCCCCACCCAGGCTCTGACCCCACAAAGACAGATGCCACAATGGTCGTGAAGAGCCACCAGCTGACAGTCACCAG GGGCTTGCAAAAAGACTACAGCAAGGACCCCCGGCACGGGGCTGAGGTGACATGTTGGTTCGTCCACAACAATGGGGCAGGGCTGATCGATGGTGTTTACACTGACTATATCGTCCCTGACATCTTCTGA
- the ITIH1 gene encoding inter-alpha-trypsin inhibitor heavy chain H1 isoform X3 produces the protein MEQFTIHLTIGPRSKATFRLTYEEVLKRKLKQYDIVIKVKPKQLVHHFEVDCSLGASMMQIDVDIFEPQGISKLDAQASFLPKELESQLIKKSFSGKQGRVLFRPTVGQQQSCPTCSTSLLNGDFKVTYDVNRDQLCELLVANNHFAHFFAPQNLTNLNKNVVFVIDISTSMEGQKVKQTKEALLKILGDMRPGDYFDLVLFGSEVQSWRDSLVKATPANLRAAQDFVRRFFLAGATNLNGGLLRGIEILNQAHGSLPELSNHASVLIMLTDGEPTEGVTDRAQILKNVHNAIRGRFPLYNLGFGHNVDLNFLEIMSMENNGRAQRIYEDHDATQQLQGFYDQVASPLLVDVELLYPQDTVSALTQHRHKQYYEGSEIMVAGRIADHKLGSFKADVLARGEGQEFKATCLVDEEEMKKLLQERGHMLENHVERLWAYLTIQELLAKRMKLQGKEKAEVTAKALQMSLAYQFVTPLTSMTIRGMADEDGLEPVIDKPPEDSLPLEMLGNRKMFMLSTLQPSPTRSSSNIQQLPNQVTGVDTDPHFLIHVPQKEDTLCFNINEEPGVVLSLVQDPDTGFSVNGQLIGNKASSPGQQEGTYFGRLGIVNPATGFQLEVTPQNITLNPGSGGPVFSWRDQASLRQHKVVVTINRRRNLVVSVEDGGTFEVVLHRVWKGSSVHQDFLGFYVLDSHRMSARTHGLLGQFFHPFDYKVSDPHPGSDPTKTDATMVVKSHQLTVTRGLQKDYSKDPRHGAEVTCWFVHNNGAGLIDGVYTDYIVPDIF, from the exons ATGGAGCAATTCACCATCCACCTCACCATCGGGCCCCGGAGCAAGGCCACGTTCCGACTGACCTACGAGGAGGTGCTGAAGCGAAAACTCAAGCAGTACGACATTGTCATCAAAGTTAAGCCCAAGCAGCTGGTGCATCATTTCGAGGTAGATTGCAG CCTGGGGGCTTCAATGATGCAGATCGACGTGGACATCTTTGAGCCTCAGGGGATCAGCAAGCTGGATGCCCaggcctccttcctccccaaggAACTGGAAAGCCAACTCATCAAGAAGTCCTTCTCAGGGAAACAG GGTCGCGTGCTCTTCCGCCCTACTGTGGGTCAGCAGCAATCCTGCCCCACGTGCTCCACCTCCTTGCTGAATGGGGACTTCAAGGTGACCTATGATGTCAATCGAGACCAACTCTGTGAACTCCTG GTTGCCAATAACCACTTTGCCCACTTCTTTGCTCCCCAAAACCTGACGAACCTGAATAAGAACGTGGTGTTTGTGATTGACATTAGCACCTCCATGGAAGGCCAGAAAGTGAAACAG ACTAAGGAGGCGCTCCTTAAAATCCTGGGGGACATGCGGCCAGGGGACTATTTTGACCTGGTCCTCTTTGGGTCTGAAGTGCAATCATGGAGGGACTCGCTGGTGAAGGCAACCCCCGCCAATCTTCGAGCAGCTCAAGACTTCGTGCGGCGTTTCTTCCTGGCTGGGG CCACAAACCTGAATGGAGGTTTGCTCCGGGGAATCGAGATCTTGAACCAAGCTCACGGGAGCCTCCCCGAACTCAGCAACCATGCCTCCGTTCTCATCATGCTGACAGACGGCGAGCCCACAGAAG GGGTGACAGACCGTGCCCAAATCCTCAAGAACGTCCACAACGCCATCCGGGGCAGGTTCCCGCTCTACAACTTGGGCTTTGGCCACAACGTGGACTTGAACTTCCTGGAGATCATGTCCATGGAGAACAACGGACGGGCCCAGAGAATTTATGAGGACCATGACGCCACCCAGCAGCTGcag GGTTTCTATGACCAGGTAGCCAGCCCCCTCCTGGTGGACGTGGAGCTGCTCTACCCCCAGGACACCGTCTCAGCCCTGACCCAGCACCGCCATAAACAGTACTACGAAGGCTCGGAGATCATGGTGGCGGGGCGCATCGCGGACCACAAACTGGGCAGTTTCAAGGCTGATGTGTTGGCCCGTGGG GAGGGCCAAGAATTCAAGGCGACCTGCCTGGTGGATGAGGAGGAGATGAAGAAACTGCTCCAGGAGCGGGGCCACATGCTGGAGAACCACGTGGAACGCCTCTGGGCCTACCTCACCATCCAGGAGCTGCTGGCCAAGCG GATGAAGTTacaggggaaggagaaggccGAGGTGACGGCCAAGGCCCTGCAGATGTCGCTGGCCTACCAGTTCGTGACCCCGCTGACCTCCATGACCATCAGGGGCATGGCAGATGAGGACGGCTTGGAGCCCGTCATCGACAAGCCCCCTGAGG aTTCTCTGCCCTTGG AGATGCTGGGAAACAGAAAGA TGTTCATGCTGTCGACTTTGCAGCCTTCCCCGACTCGATCCAGTTCCAACATCCAGCAGTTGCCAAACCAAGTGACTGGAG TGGACACTGATCCCCACTTCCTCATCCACGTGCCCCAGAAGGAGGATACTCTGTGCTTCAATATCAATGAGGAGCCCGGCGTGGTCCTCAGCCTGGTGCAGGACCCGGACACAG GCTTCTCAGTGAATGGGCAGCTCATTGGCAACAAGGCCAGCAGCCCTGGGCAGCAAGAGGGCACGTACTTCGGCCGGCTGGGGATCGTGAACCCTGCAACGGGCTTTCAGCTGGAAGTGACTCCTCAGAACATTACGCTGAACCCTGGCTCGGGTGGACCTGTGTTCTCCTGGAGGGACCAGGCTTCACTCCGGCAGCACAA GGTGGTAGTGACCATCAACAGGAGGAGGAACCTGGTGGTGTCTGTGGAGGATGGGGGCACTTTTGAGGTCGTCCTGCACCGGGTGTGGAAGGGGAGTTCCGTCCACCAGGACTTCCTGGGCTTCTATGTGCTGGATAGTCACCGGATGTCGGCACGGACACACGGGCTGCTGG GACAATTCTTCCACCCCTTTGATTATAAAGTGTCTGACCCCCACCCAGGCTCTGACCCCACAAAGACAGATGCCACAATGGTCGTGAAGAGCCACCAGCTGACAGTCACCAG GGGCTTGCAAAAAGACTACAGCAAGGACCCCCGGCACGGGGCTGAGGTGACATGTTGGTTCGTCCACAACAATGGGGCAGGGCTGATCGATGGTGTTTACACTGACTATATCGTCCCTGACATCTTCTGA